The following are encoded in a window of Narcine bancroftii isolate sNarBan1 chromosome 2, sNarBan1.hap1, whole genome shotgun sequence genomic DNA:
- the LOC138755687 gene encoding uncharacterized protein isoform X3: protein MPGDAVKDAENVHQEFQPQQKSTDISPDVSCGSSQGIITPKNASSPQDSPTTDSSYLIADGSKWSTGIEQSELLIASPALDGAAQHLPVQCPADEGARPQPEGASCDTDTDISYPEASATTSSIQGAPSENEGQESKHKVDVAREKVDSFGLSTADGTQCFIADIGSGIPKMEGTEGNRHLLDDPLTSADSLVATTQASLEASAGSPLLGVSEVSSNSQTDTISREAPDGHTQLIDTKVDREVELSKLEVEEDQNLPNTQTDTSIQLPFTEKDTESAELDQSVVKTGNDAPNLAKDTLVNFAPSDSTENSPTPELQDISNDQPVVMDPLHVLSVQSRAENVKTEFSQTQDHITTIGHTDMPLCDLKSTKELLVYSSAVDQICATDPDLFFTAPSTPVKLANGSQKYFSYLKTGLHEEPVEALESEGSEGVCSPPTSPSGSYRTAEGGSWTSSGTPNTSLSCSPNLLTEVETMEVSACYVESLSAFAEELSEEQSDELLPIVNASYNIVDEEIWTSTEESTERCLTETQDDLVPLAFNNEHLETSEDNDGDVDSFEHEGEDVEDEDEEDTVVDDRQENITLKYQVISSKDPGLIEANNLYQQSDATNRNIDTESGGSPTITQNVTIKEKIRTITFDGKPEDALALHPISIPQEEDKPELKYKVKFNDGESSCESSVTGPVNEDNPKGMGGPKLNTNVPKVSWQTETNSVQTQLREESTKAVGLSDNLSCQESKDFSTELERTSVEEMGVNYGSSDMSDSTIYSARTYLLTTKGEKEHNVYRRHDNDCTNDAPLASAEELAEDCNDSFNEERRIKSENEPDTKFETSSYGPIDSPVNESVKEVSKTSVSSVYDHFLEAEDESERFIPSALCISGGQPSIQIVYPPEMADVESSCAFKSEVMLQPPFEAVGSALDNERMVPLSSLSFRGSIIFEVESIEITSLSTVTPTEQVNVQDDDIIPCGEANDGDVNEGDHAVDVNCDVGDEDEDSSVSFLYSLSENSITAGVDESFAFQDTTSESSASASLEGEDERVTVEHYDLISGANEAPTERPRDESTDSGSDSEMEMSSGTSSSDSEACGPYCTSSMSLWDMASALQPGNSYSFGKDEEEPGSCRKEPEEIVTDNKDESQSLTVAEVTKDQAPMCVKASPLQTHSLLIDSLSSPLPSVSDMSQEIRLAESTKTSLENLSETAVKVDENEMPSHDSDSEDLSFGSSAFGEMTHDPASSERQSPEIDPLPTFGQAQSDSCSEIPTMPQDIKKGSSTESNSTSLTSHLDKDLNKDELDSELASDLPEGMNKLDDYHPHAVRTLSGDDENKGPNSEMSLNVPVDLANDGDMPNISSSESNSENNNSVPTIQKPCEGSQYSIGKATNINVISEDLMSICKKIDNQSTCFDETEKPSLVSPFPSDSTILNIPESSPPGESQIIGIHGDDLRPKSPCPTLASSEESIVEEHDVSYNAKEYLEILPESRPVMGSENVIALGFRDMPLPHLGSTTESVIASGLIEEVPHSSPDTCQNEPTNGLNNLSDLTTTGKTVGATTRNPEENNLEEQPNETFNIAPTEIMNIVPGDISVNGESEYEEHQDFTSKPITTTLKSLPSSETEDYDITSEPELPEPIPSTKDIKSTDAFEIRNPIGGPSHSPELSAQQDMASLKLFQLLSTKMESSYSEPLLDKPDQEFEGQQVEDGSENKVSIIASHEHFDTGGKVDVDQSNLSDLELSSNSISRSDQFQCSVSLSQECLDSERFPDLLTTTAVNQSKVLSSSLEMGTHPITNSEECDGQVELPTVFLEDNGSQAEPPDILQDNDVDKVEDLVTIQEERKDQTELLDNLSDITEQVDITVSSLENAACTILNQVTEDIHDHTELPSGESESFSVESQTTEATFRDDGREVEPSITLSKDYTLKAEVQRTEFGYVEGQLEKNSTHSTDDSIKLEIGDGIKVDICQVEISHFPPEDVAAVCTAGHLDISDVASEDSSFQLKPIDGMREDTSEGVDAGNSGISGVITKCTDPTLDKLLGDSVGQLELSSSNPKDDTDRLGITERIFGDDGNGVEFTETLPDDFECESDVTNMTTGDSNEQVVTIYSRSIIDKTKDPCARIGGNSVEDILLEVHEQKDVDEPVKLNILPVEDVDLLEGKNILAVEEETPEKVGEAQIGDDTIQLEEKETLPIVEGEQVKSCCIPAEDSACTSNSNSSVLCQNNMLDGSEISDIARYSDTLLNISTETSEISGDSSSHIEKVSSRLQNDSSEVTNEDQIKVSEMLPDDKAMDTGPENDKDQTEVSSLLLDTTTYNLDTMDVTSNKDNSDTDEKFTDIALNGDLGIINMSQIVPHNEVEIPTNTSEEFELVDSSVRCSESTDNDDSKASNDGKLNDFETATGNNTSLEENLDKNLQDSAIEISYFSHPQEHGDSTLKVAEATTNDDQKFSLIDSQLKDVAYQLAVTNLASEHEDQEIAKATQISNADRLNLFESCDTKLSEMSKGQNVGELEDLYFEQKNISNQEEPPNRTPTEDDRQQEVCESELRPSCKLDVSVSAEEFDPSRSPLSESAAGSTEECLKCSQSLINDVAELNDQVTSEDHTDISQKTVISATRDSSEDQSENAGDMKGHILAIEQKTEMEANETALSPKLPEFTPETELDLYTDESNNVTSDSLRSEDVEICEHTILQSEPVCMPSSVSSVCQESEHIVQDYKTDKAALKREEELSMKVPTELQENKNDKDTPIGMSDSCQYHEPEGMSCAQGDADLKIDSHSSSDRSQAESDALTFTQNSEQLHCDKKDNSPSLETSQQDQNPFCSVGSDGEEKDDTYHHVSLKVIEESSQDKKLDTLHHSKHFSIIGDSLVEGPEFNASCKTPEKPLTCPHASLSNIPSAFSMTEFGIPSAPIHSIADHAYIDTTSPATSPELANGCFSAVTSSPSHKLALGQQDKENLSKHAAPSERPPGEDGSHKEFKSEAMDLEEKQAGIQVTIKLALWTRNIITGVVVH from the exons ACATTTCTCCTGATGTTTCCTGTGGCTCCTCTCAAGGCATCATTACCCCTAAAAATGCAAGTTCACCCCAAGACTCCCCAACAACAGACTCATCGTATCTGATAGCTGATGGTTCAAAGTGGTCCACAGGAATAGAACAAAGTGAGCTCCTGATTGCCAGCCCTGCATTGGATGGTGCTGCTCAACATCTGCCTGTTCAATGCCCAGCTGATGAAGGGGCCCGACCTCAGCCTGAAGGAGCGAGCTGTGATACAGACACTGACATCTCATATCCTGAGGCGTCTGCAACCACATCTTCCATCCAGGGGGCCCCTTCAGAAAATGAAGGCCAAGAAAGTAAGCACAAAGTGGATGTGGCTCGAGAAAAGGTGGACAGCTTTGGACTAAGTACTGCCGATGGCACACAATGCTTCATTGCAGACATTGGCTCAGGGATACCCAAAATGGAAGGCACAGAGGGAAACAGACACTTACTGGATGACCCGTTGACCTCTGCTGACTCTCTTGTAGCCACAACACAAGCCAGCCTGGAGGCCAGTGCAGGCTCGCCTTTGTTGGGTGTGTCAGAAGTGAGCAGTAACTCACAAACAGACACAATATCCAGGGAAGCACCAGACGGACACACACAACTGATAGATACCAAAGTAGACAGGGAGGTGGAGTTGTCCAAGTTGGAGGTGGAGGAAGATCAGAATCTGcctaacacacaaacagacacatcaATTCAGTTGCCTTTCACTGAGAAAGACACAGAGAGTGCAGAACTGGaccaaagtgtagtgaaaacaGGCAATGATGCTCCAAATCTTGCCAAGGATACACTTGTCAACTTCGCTCCCAGTGACAGTACTGAGAATTCACCCACACCAGAACTTCAGGATATTTCAAATGACCAACCAGTGGTTATGGATCCTCTGCACGTACTGTCTGTGCAATCAAGGGCTGAAAATGTAAAGACTGAATTTTCACAAACTCAGGATCATATAACAACCATTGGACACACTGATATGCCTTTGTGTGATTTAAAATCCACCAAAGAGTTGCTAGTGTATTCCAGTGCTGTGGACCAAATATGTGCCACAGATCCAGATCTTTTCTTTACTGCGCCATCCACTCCAGTTAAGTTGGCAAATGGTTCTCAGAAATACTTTTCATATCTGAAAACTGGCTTACACGAGGAGCCTGTTGAAGCCCTGGAGAGCGAAGGCAGTGAGGGTGTCTGTTCTCCACCAACATCTCCCTCAGGATCCTATAGAACCGCAGAAGGAGGTAGCTGGACGTCGTCAGGGACCCCCAACACATCCTTGTCTTGCTCCCCAAATCTACTGACAGAAGTTGAAACAATGGAAGTATCTGCTTGCTATGTCGAATCATTGTCTGCTTTTGCAGAGGAGCTCAGTGAAGAGCAGTCAGATGAACTGCTGCCtattgttaatgcttcttataaCATCGTTGATGAGGAAATTTGGACATCCACAGAGGAGTCAACTGAAAGGTGCCTTACTGAAACGCAAGATGATCTTGTTCCTTTAGCATTCAATAATGAACATCTTGAAACGAGTGAAGATAATGATGGAGATGTTGATAGTTTTGAACATGAGGGTgaagatgttgaagatgaagatgaagaagatacTGTTGTTGATGATAGACAAGAAAATATAACGCTTAAATATCAGGTCATTTCCAGCAAAGATCCTGGATTAATTGAGGCAAATAATTTGTATCAACAATCAGATGCGACAAACAGAAATATTGATACCGAATCAGGAGGTTCACCAACAATTACACAGAATGTTACAATCAAAGAAAAGATTAGGACAATCACTTTCGATGGAAAACCGGAAGATGCACTTGCCCTCCATCCAatatccattcctcaggaagaagaCAAACCAGAGTTAAAATACAAGGTGAAGTTCAATGATGGTGAATCCAGCTGTGAAAGTAGTGTGACAGGACCTGTTAATGAAGACAATCCAAAAGGAATGGGTGGACCTAAATTAAATACCAATGTCCCCAAAGTTTCTTGGCAGACCGAGACTAATTCTGTTCAAACACAACTTAGGGAAGAAAGCACAAAAGCAGTTGGATTATCTGACAATCTTTCTTGTCAGGAATCAAAAGACTTTTCCACAGAGTTGGAAAGAACATCAGTGGAAGAAATGGGTGTAAATTATGGGTCAAGTGACATGAGCGATAGCACAATTTACTCTGCACGTACTTACTTGCTCACCACTAAGGGAGAGAAGGAACACAATGTTTACAGGAGACATGACAACGATTGTACTAATGATGCTCCTCTTGCTTCCGCTGAGGAACTTGCTGAAGATTGCAATGACTCATTTAATGAAGAAAGGagaataaaatcagagaatgAACCTGATACAAAATTTGAAACTTCTAGCTATGGCCCAATTGATTCACCAGTAAATGAATCAGTCAAGGAAGTTTCCAAAACTTCTGTCAGTTCTGTATATGATCATTTTCTTGAGGCAGAAGATGAATCTGAAAGATTCATACCTTCAGCACTTTGCATTTCTGGGGGCCAACCATCCATTCAAATTGTTTATCCACCTGAAATGGCAGATGTAGAAAGCAGTTGTGCGTTTAAATCTGAGGTAATGCTCCAACCTCCATTCGAAGCTGTTGGTTCAGCACTTGATAATGAGAGAATGGTGCCCTTGTCTTCACTATCATTTCGAGGCAGTATTATTTTTGAGGTAGAGTCTATTGAAATTACTTCATTGTCCACAGTGACCCCAACCGAGCAGGTAAATGTTCAGGATGATGATATTATTCCCTGTGGCGAAGCTAATGATGGTGACGTTAATGAAGGTGACCATGCTGTTGATGTTAACtgtgatgttggagatgaagatgAAGATAGTTCAGTTTCATTCCTTTATTCACTTTCTGAGAATTCTATCACTGCAGGAGTTGATGAATCCTTTGCATTTCAAGACACCACATCAGAATCATCAGCTTCTGCATCTCTTGAAGGTGAGGATGAAAGAGTTACTGTGGAGCACTATGATCTAATCTCAGGAGCAAATGAAGCACCCACTGAAAGACCAAGAGATGAATCCACTGATTCAGGAAGCGACAGTGAGATGGAGATGTCTTCGGGCACCTCGTCATCAGACTCTGAAGCGTGTGGACCTTACTGCACTTCAAGTATGAGTTTGTGGGATATGGCATCAGCTCTGCAGCCTGGGAATTCCTATTCTTTTggcaaagatgaagaagaaccaGGTTCTTGCAGGAAGGAACCTGAGGAGATAGTCACTGATAACAAGGATGAATCCCAATCATTAACTGTTGCTGAAGTGACCAAGGATCAAGCTCCGATGTGTGTTAAGGCTTCTCCATTACAGACACATAGCTTACTTATAGATTCACTCTCATCACCTTTGCCCAGTGTGTCAGATATGTCTCAGGAAATCCGATTGGCTGAGTCTACAAAGACCAGCCTAGAGAATCTATCAGAGACGGCAGTGAAGGTTGATGAGAATGAGATGCCTTCGCATGATTCGGACAGTGAAGATCTGTCATTTGGCTCTTCAGCCTTTGGCGAAATGACTCATGATCCGGCATCAAGTGAGAGGCAATCACCAGAGATCGACCCGCTCCCCACCTTTGGACAGGCTCAATCAGACAGCTGTAGTGAGATACCAACCATGCCTCAGGATATAAAGAAGGGTTCATCCACAGAGTCAAATTCAAcaagtctcacttctcatttggATAAGGACTTGAATAAAGATGAACTTGACAGTGAATTAGCTTCTGATTTACCTGAAGGTATGAATAAACTCGACGATTACCACCCTCATGCAGTCAGGACATTGTCTGGGGATGATGAGAACAAAGGGCCCAATTCTGAGATGTCCCTGAATGTGCCTGTAGACCTGGCTAATGATGGCGATATGCCAAATATCAGCTCAAGTGAATCCAATTCTGAAAACAACAATTCTGTGCCCACCATACAAAAACCATGTGAAGGTAGTCAATATTCCATTGGGAAAGCCACAAATATCAATGTTATCAGCGAGGATTTAATGTCTATCTGTAAGAAAATTGACAATCAGTCTACTTGTTTTGATGAAACTGAAAAACCTTCTCTTGTCAGTCCTTTCCCATCAGATTCAACCATTTTAAACATTCCTGAGTCCTCCCCTCCTGGTGAATCACAAATcataggtatccatggagatgaTCTCAGGCCAAAGTCACCATGTCCTACATTAGCTTCCTCAGAGGAAAGTATTGTGGAGGAACATGATGTCTCTTATAATGCTAAAGAGTACCTGGAAATATTACCTGAAAGTAGACCTGTAATGGGATCTGAAAATGTCATTGCATTGGGTTTCAGAGACATGCCATTGCCTCATCTTGGATCCACCACCGAGAGCGTGATTGCTAGTGGACTGATTGAGGAAGTACCTCATTCCTCACCTGATACATGCCAGAATGAACCAACAAATGGACTCAATAATCTTTCTGATTTAACAACCACTGGTAAAACAGTTGGAGCAACAACAAGAAACCCTGAAGAAAATAATTTAGAGGAACAACCTAATGAGACCTTCAACATTGCACCAACAGAAATAATGAATATCGTTCCTGGGGACATTTCAGTGAATGGGGAGTCGGAATATGAGGAGCATCAAGATTTCACAAGCAAACCAATAACTACAACATTAAAAAGTTTACCTTCGTCAGAAACTGAAGATTATGACATAACCAGTGAACCAGAACTTCCTGAACCCATACCATCCACTAAAGATATCAAATCTACAGATGCCTTTGAGATTCGTAACCCCATTGGTGGTCCCAGTCATTCACCAGAACTGAGTGCTCAACAGGATATGGCCTCATTAAAGTTATTTCAATTGCTATCCACCAAAATGGAATCTAGTTACTCAGAACCATTGCTGGATAAACCAGATCAAGAATTTGAAGGTCAACAGGTTGAAGATGGATCAGAAAACAAAGTTTCTATCATTGCCAGTCATGAACATTTTGATACTGGAGGTAAAGTGGACGTTGATCAATCTAATTTGTCAGATCTTGAGTTGAGTTCAAACTCTATATCAAGAAGTGACCAATTCCAGTGTTCTGTCTCCTTATCACAAGAATGCCTTGATTCTGAAAGGTTTCCAGACTTATTAACTACAACTGCTGTCAACCAATCAAAGGTCTTAAGTTCTAGTTTAGAAATGGGCACTCACCCAATAACCAACTCAGAAGAGTGTGATGGTCAGGTTGAACTTCCCACTGTATTTCTTGAAGATAATGGTAGCCAAGCAGAACCCCCTGATATTCTGCAAGACAATGATGTTGATAAGGTAGAAGATTTGGTTACAATACAGGAAGAGAGGAAAGATCAAACCGAGCTCTTAGATAACTTGTCGGATATTACTGAACAAGTAGATATTACAGTCTCGTCACTAGAGAATGCTGCTTGTACCATTTTAAACCAGGTAACAGAAGATATACATGATCACACAGAGCTTCCgagcggtgaatcagaatcattTTCTGTGGAGTCACAGACTACTGAGGCAACATTCAGAGATGATGGTAGGGAAGTGGAACCTTCAATTACATTATCAAAAGATTATACTCTTAAGGCAGAGGTCCAGAGAACAGAGTTTGGGTATGTTGAAGGACAGTTGGAAAAAAACAGTACCCATTCAACAGATGATTCTATTAAATTAGAAATTGGAGATGGAATAAAAGTTGATATATGTCAAGTTGAGATTTCTCACTTCCCACCTGAAGATGTGGCAGCTGTTTGTACAGCTGGACATTTGGACATATCTGATGTTGCATCAGAAGATAGTTCTTTTCAACTAAAGCCCATTGATGGAATGAGAGAAGATACTTCAGAAGGTGTTGATGCAGGCAATTCAGGCATTTCTGGTGTCATTACCAAATGTACAGATCCAACATTAGACAAGCTGCTGGGGGATTCTGTTGGTCAATTGGAGCTCTCCAGCAGCAATCCAAAAGATGACACTGACCGGTTAGGAATCACTGAACGAATATTTGGTGATGATGGAAATGGAGTAGAATTCACTGAAACTTTACCAGATGACTTTGAATGTGAGTCAGATGTCACCAACATGACAACTGGGGATAGCAATGAGCAAGTCGTAACCATTTACTCAAGAAGCATCATTGACAAGACAAAGGATCCTTGCGCAAGAATTGGTGGTAACTCTGTCGAAGACATTTTGCTGGAAGTTCATGAGCAGAAAGATGTTGATGAACCAGTGAAACTCAACATATTGCCAGTTGAGGATGTTGATTTGCTTGAAGGTAAGAACATTCTTGCAGTTGAAGAAGAAACTCCAGAGAAAGTTGGTGAAGCCCAAATAGGAGATGATACGATACAGCTTGAAGAAAAGGAGACTCTGCCAATAGTGGAAGGTGAACAAGTAAAATCCTGTTGCATTCCAGCAGAAGATAGTGCTTGTACATCGAATTCTAATAGTTCAGTATTATGCCAAAACAATATGCTGGATGGTTCCGAGATCAGCGATATTGCCAGATACTCAGATACCTTACTAAATATATCCACCGAAACATCTGAGATTTCAGGAGACTCTAGTTCTCACATAGAAAAGGTTAGTAGCCGATTGCAAAATGATTCTAGTGAGGTAACCAATGAAGATCAAATTAAGGTCTCTGAAATGTTACCAGATGATAAAGCCATGGACACAGGACCAGAGAATGATAAAGATCAAACAGAAGTCTCCAGTCTTCTTTTGGATACTACTACTTACAATTTGGACACTATGGATGTAACTTCAAATAAAGATAATAGTGATACGGATGAGAAATTCACAGACATAGCATTAAATGGAGATCTGGGAATAATTAACATGTCACAAATTGTACCACATAATGAAGTAGAGATTCCTACCAACACATCTGAAGAATTTGAGTTGGTAGACTCCTCAGTAAGATGTAGCGAATCAACCGATAATGATGATTCAAAAGCCTCAAATGATGGGAAACTAAATGACTTTGAAACAGCAACAGGAAACAACACAAGTCTAGAAGAGAACTTGGATAAGAATTTGCAAGATAGTGCTATTGAAATAAGTTATTTCAGCCATCCACAAGAACATGGTGATAGTACCTTAAAGGTAGCAGAGGCGACAACAAATGATGATCAAAAATTCAGTCTAATCGATAGCCAGTTAAAAGATGTTGCTTATCAATTGGCTGTAACCAATTTAGCATCAGAACATGAGGACCAAGAGATTGCAAAAGCCACACAAATCAGTAACGCTGATCGACTAAATCTCTTTGAATCCTGTGACACAAAACTCTCGGAGATGTCGAAAGGGCAAAATGTTGGCGAACTGGAGGATTTATACTTTGAACAAAAGAATATCAGTAATCAAGAAGAACCCCCAAACCGAACTCCAACAGAGGATGATCGTCAACAGGAGGTTTGTGAGAGCGAATTAAGACCTTCTTGCAAGTTGGATGTTTCAGTTTCTGCAGAAGAATTCGATCCTTCTCGCTCACCCCTGTCAGAATCTGCTGCAGGATCAACTGAAGAATGTCTGAAGTGTTCTCAAAGTCTGATCAATGATGTTGCAGAGTTAAATGATCAAGTAACTTCTGAGGATCACACTGATATCAGTCAAAAAACTGTGATTTCAGCAACTCGAGATTCTTCAGAGGACCAATCAGAAAACGCAGGTGACATGAAAGGCCACATTTTAGCTATAGAACAAAAGACAGAAATGGAAGCTAATGAGACAGCACTATCCCCTAAATTACCAGAATTTACACCTGAAACTGAACTTGACCTTTACACTGATGAATCCAATAATGTGACATCAGATAGTTTGAGGTCAGAAGATGTTGAGATCTGTGAGCACACGATCCTTCAATCAGAGCCAGTTTGTATGCCTTCATCCGTCTCTTCTGTCTGTCAAGAATCAGAACATATCGTTCAGGACTATAAGACAGATAAAGCTGCTTTAAAACGTGAGGAAGAGTTATCAATGAAGGTGCCCACAGAgttacaagaaaataaaaatgacaaGGATACACCAATTGGAATGTCAGATTCATGTCAGTACCATGAGCCTGAAGGAATGAGCTGCGCCCAAGGTGATGCTGATTTAAAAATAGACTCACATTCCAGTTCAGACAGAAGTCAGGCTGAATCTGATGCTCTGACTTTCACACAAAATAGTGAACAATTGCATTGTGACAAAAAAGACAATAGTCCCTCATTGGAGACTTCACAGCAAGATCAAAATCCTTTTTGCTCAGTAGGTAGCGATGGAGAAGAAAAGGATGATACTTACCACCATGTATCACTTAAGGTGATTGAAGAAAGCTCTCAGGATAAAAAACTGGATACTTTGCATCATTCCAAACATTTCTCCATCATTGGTGATTCATTGGTAGAGGGGCCAGAATTTAATGCATCTTGCAAAACTCCAGAAAAACCTCTCACATGTCCCCACGCCTCACTGAGTAACATTCCTTCTGCATTTTCAATGACAGAATTTGGtattccttctgctcccatccaTTCCATTGCAGACCATGCCTACATAGATACAACTTCCCCTGCGACCTCCCCTGAACTTGCTAATGGCTGCTTTTCTGCTGTTACGTCCTCCCCATCACATAAATTGGCATTAGGACAACAGGACAAAGAAAACCTTTCAAAACATGCTGCTCCATCTGAAAGACCACCAGGGGAAGATGGAAGCCATAAAGAGTTCAAGTCTGAAGCAATGGATTTGGAAGAGAAACAAGCAG GAATACAGGTCACAATCAAGTTGGCACTTTGGACCAGAAACATCATTACTGGAGTTGTTGTCCATTAA